The Streptomyces phaeolivaceus genome has a window encoding:
- a CDS encoding HesB/IscA family protein, with protein sequence MSVSDETGTVTDGIIVTDAAAAKVKALLDQEGRDDLALRVAVQPGGCSGLRYQLFFDERSLDGDVVKDFEGVKVITDRMSAPYLGGATIDFVDTIEKQGFTIDNPNATGSCACGDSFS encoded by the coding sequence ATGTCCGTATCGGACGAGACCGGCACCGTCACCGACGGCATCATCGTGACCGACGCCGCCGCGGCCAAGGTCAAGGCCCTGCTCGACCAGGAAGGCCGTGACGACCTGGCGCTGCGCGTCGCCGTTCAGCCCGGCGGCTGCTCCGGCCTGCGCTACCAGCTCTTCTTCGACGAGCGCTCGCTCGACGGCGACGTCGTGAAGGACTTCGAGGGCGTGAAGGTCATCACCGACCGTATGAGCGCCCCGTACCTGGGCGGCGCCACCATCGACTTCGTCGACACCATCGAGAAGCAGGGCTTCACCATCGACAACCCGAACGCGACGGGCTCCTGCGCCTGCGGCGACTCCTTCAGCTAG
- a CDS encoding response regulator produces MTIRVLLADDQALLRSAFRVLVDSEPDMEVVGEASDGAEAVRLAKEKRADVVLMDIRMPGTDGLAATRLISADPTLAHVRVVILTTFEVDDYVVRSLRAGASGFLGKGSEPDELLNAIRVAAGGEALLSPAATKGLIARFLAQPDDSDDGEGGAAARSVRLATLTGREREVLVQVAAGHSNDEIAERLEVSPLTVKTHVNRAMAKLGARDRAQLVVFAYESGLVRPRVD; encoded by the coding sequence ATGACGATCCGTGTCCTGCTCGCCGACGACCAGGCGCTGCTGCGCAGTGCGTTCCGGGTGCTCGTCGACTCCGAGCCGGACATGGAGGTCGTGGGGGAGGCGTCGGACGGGGCGGAGGCGGTGCGGCTCGCGAAGGAGAAGCGGGCGGACGTCGTGCTGATGGACATCCGGATGCCGGGCACGGACGGACTGGCCGCCACCCGGCTGATCAGCGCCGATCCGACGCTCGCCCATGTCCGGGTCGTCATCCTCACCACCTTCGAGGTCGACGACTACGTGGTGCGCTCGCTGCGCGCCGGCGCCTCCGGCTTCCTCGGCAAGGGCTCCGAGCCCGACGAACTGCTGAACGCGATCCGGGTGGCCGCCGGTGGCGAGGCGCTGCTGTCGCCCGCCGCCACCAAGGGCCTGATCGCCCGTTTCCTCGCCCAGCCGGACGACTCCGACGACGGCGAGGGCGGCGCCGCCGCCCGCTCGGTGCGGCTCGCCACCCTGACCGGCCGTGAGCGCGAGGTGCTGGTGCAGGTCGCCGCCGGGCACTCCAACGACGAGATCGCGGAGCGGCTGGAGGTCAGCCCGCTGACCGTGAAGACACACGTCAACCGGGCCATGGCCAAGCTCGGCGCCCGCGACCGGGCCCAGCTGGTGGTCTTCGCGTACGAGTCGGGCCTGGTACGACCGAGGGTGGACTGA
- a CDS encoding protein kinase domain-containing protein, with amino-acid sequence MALHGDDPRSVGGYKVVDRLGNGGMGVVYRARARSGREVAVKVVHAQYAQDAVFRARFRQEIDAVRKVSGAFTAPVVDADPEAVRPWMATQYVPGRSLAQLIRDRGPLRVTELRPLALGLVEALREIHRAGVVHRDLKPANVLMADDGPRVIDFGISRAAENRTLTETGQMIGTPPFMSPEQLTDARTAGPASDVFSLGTLLVYALTGRGPFDADSPYLTAYRVVHDEPVLEGVDAPLRAVLERCLAKDAADRPGLDELAQEFAAVLPEPGPDDLPAAAPRTDTHDIATEPRPAPGTDPGPALRPARRRRVRSLLAVTGTVGALVLGLTAYLLGPGGADTTDAAAPKPSPTSRWTAPPSGWNAWQTTVFAKASAGTREPLPAADGGLEGAPSCQAQGNAVYCGGEGVLPVRVDARTGETVWRAGLVPADHQRDRYYASVLGVRDGTVLVRQTVSSDEPVVDPVDLVALDAETGKRLWTRRIATDHIEPALTGDLVLAADPNGERVTARSPRTGAERWSLPMPAGHRCVFTTAGAGTYAHCLPVTRDAKAANSESRVLVVDRADGTARTVKVPLNSELLGVKQGDLVLVVDDTAYTDATRGSDPAYETILLVDLETGNRVTTKPGEDGRGRAALTGGVLVFTRSGGQVTAVSPHTGELLWRTRTSLERPGAPGYDAGSGTVYLASATGRVAALDRVKGTLLWETLPRATPISYLLGAPWALPHEGALFVAVPDGTLFSLDPAHPDREPVSG; translated from the coding sequence GTGGCTCTGCATGGCGACGACCCGAGATCGGTCGGCGGGTACAAGGTGGTCGACCGGCTCGGCAACGGCGGTATGGGCGTCGTCTACCGGGCGCGGGCACGCTCCGGCCGCGAGGTCGCCGTGAAGGTGGTGCACGCCCAGTACGCGCAGGACGCCGTCTTCCGCGCCCGGTTCCGGCAGGAGATCGACGCCGTCCGCAAGGTCAGCGGAGCCTTCACCGCCCCGGTCGTGGACGCCGACCCGGAGGCCGTACGCCCCTGGATGGCCACCCAGTACGTGCCCGGCCGCTCCCTGGCCCAGCTGATCCGCGACCGGGGCCCGCTCCGCGTCACCGAGCTGCGGCCCCTGGCCCTGGGGCTCGTCGAGGCGCTGCGGGAGATCCACCGGGCCGGTGTGGTGCACCGGGACCTGAAGCCGGCCAACGTCCTGATGGCGGACGACGGCCCCCGCGTCATCGACTTCGGTATCTCCCGCGCGGCGGAGAACCGCACCCTGACCGAGACCGGCCAGATGATCGGCACCCCGCCGTTCATGTCCCCGGAACAGCTCACCGACGCCCGCACCGCCGGCCCGGCCTCGGACGTCTTCTCGCTCGGCACCCTCCTGGTGTACGCCCTGACCGGGCGGGGCCCGTTCGACGCGGACAGCCCGTATCTGACGGCCTATCGGGTGGTCCACGACGAACCCGTGCTGGAGGGGGTGGACGCGCCGCTGCGCGCCGTCCTGGAACGCTGTCTGGCCAAGGACGCCGCCGACCGGCCCGGACTCGACGAACTGGCCCAGGAGTTCGCGGCCGTCCTGCCGGAACCGGGACCGGACGACCTTCCGGCGGCGGCGCCGCGCACGGACACCCACGACATCGCGACGGAGCCCCGCCCGGCGCCCGGGACCGACCCCGGACCCGCCCTCCGGCCCGCCCGCCGACGCCGGGTCCGGTCCCTGCTCGCCGTCACCGGCACCGTGGGCGCCCTGGTCCTCGGGCTGACCGCCTACCTGCTGGGACCGGGCGGCGCGGACACCACCGACGCGGCGGCACCGAAGCCGTCCCCGACCTCCCGCTGGACGGCCCCGCCCAGCGGCTGGAACGCCTGGCAGACGACGGTGTTCGCGAAGGCGTCGGCCGGTACCCGCGAGCCGCTGCCCGCCGCGGACGGCGGCCTCGAAGGCGCCCCCTCCTGCCAGGCACAGGGGAACGCCGTCTACTGCGGGGGCGAGGGAGTTCTCCCGGTCCGCGTCGACGCCAGGACCGGAGAGACCGTCTGGCGGGCCGGCCTCGTACCGGCGGACCACCAGCGGGACCGCTACTACGCCTCGGTCCTCGGCGTCCGGGACGGCACCGTCCTCGTACGGCAGACCGTCTCCAGCGACGAACCCGTGGTGGACCCGGTCGATCTCGTCGCCCTCGACGCGGAGACGGGAAAGCGGTTGTGGACCCGTCGCATCGCCACCGACCACATCGAACCGGCCCTGACCGGTGACCTGGTCCTCGCCGCCGACCCGAACGGCGAGCGGGTGACGGCCCGTTCGCCGCGCACGGGCGCCGAGCGCTGGTCCCTGCCGATGCCCGCCGGCCACCGCTGTGTGTTCACCACGGCCGGAGCGGGCACGTACGCGCACTGCCTGCCGGTGACCCGGGACGCGAAGGCGGCGAACTCGGAGTCCCGGGTCCTGGTCGTGGACCGCGCCGACGGCACGGCCCGGACCGTGAAGGTGCCGCTGAACAGCGAGCTCCTCGGCGTGAAGCAGGGCGACCTGGTCCTGGTCGTGGACGACACCGCGTACACCGACGCGACCCGCGGCAGCGACCCGGCGTACGAGACGATCCTGCTCGTGGACCTGGAGACCGGGAACCGCGTGACGACGAAGCCGGGCGAGGACGGGCGGGGCCGGGCGGCACTGACGGGCGGCGTGCTGGTGTTCACCCGGTCCGGCGGCCAGGTCACCGCCGTGTCCCCGCACACGGGCGAGCTGCTGTGGCGGACCAGGACCAGCCTGGAACGGCCGGGCGCGCCCGGGTACGACGCCGGGTCGGGCACCGTCTACCTGGCCAGCGCCACCGGCAGGGTCGCGGCGCTCGACAGGGTCAAGGGCACCCTGCTGTGGGAGACGCTGCCCCGCGCCACGCCGATCTCGTATCTCCTGGGCGCTCCCTGGGCGCTGCCCCACGAGGGAGCGCTGTTCGTGGCCGTCCCCGACGGCACCCTCTTCTCCCTCGACCCCGCCCACCCCGACCGGGAGCCCGTGTCGGGGTGA
- the nadA gene encoding quinolinate synthase NadA produces the protein MTTAQTQELDVQPTPLALLLLGREADPRSERGVECPGDLPSPSDPDLVERARAAKEKLGDKVFVLGHHYQRDEVIQFADVTGDSFKLARDAAARPEAEYIVFCGVHFMAESADILTGDEQKVVLPDLAAGCSMADMATAEQVAECWDVLTGAGIAEQVVPVSYMNSSADIKAFTGKHGGTICTSSNAKRALEWAFEQGEKILFLPDQHLGRNTAVRDMGMSLDDCVLYNPYKPNGGLTVEQLRAAKMILWRGHCSVHGRFSVQSVNDVRERIPGVNVLVHPECKHEVVAAADHVGSTEYIIKALEAAPAGSKWAIGTELNLVRRLANRFAPEGKEIVFLDRTVCFCSTMNRIDLPHLVWTLESLAEGTLVNRIEVDKETEAFAKLALERMLALP, from the coding sequence GTGACCACCGCCCAGACCCAGGAGCTCGACGTACAGCCGACGCCCCTCGCCCTGCTGCTGCTCGGCCGCGAGGCCGACCCGAGGAGCGAGCGGGGTGTCGAGTGCCCGGGAGACCTGCCCTCCCCGTCCGACCCCGACCTGGTCGAGCGCGCCCGCGCGGCCAAGGAGAAGCTCGGGGACAAGGTCTTCGTGCTGGGCCACCACTACCAGCGCGACGAGGTCATCCAGTTCGCGGACGTCACCGGTGACTCGTTCAAGCTGGCCCGGGACGCGGCGGCGCGGCCCGAGGCCGAGTACATCGTGTTCTGCGGTGTGCACTTCATGGCCGAGTCGGCGGACATCCTGACCGGCGACGAGCAGAAGGTCGTGCTGCCGGACCTGGCCGCCGGGTGCTCGATGGCCGACATGGCCACCGCCGAGCAGGTCGCCGAGTGCTGGGACGTGCTGACCGGGGCCGGCATAGCCGAGCAGGTCGTGCCCGTCTCGTACATGAACTCCTCCGCCGACATCAAGGCCTTCACCGGCAAGCACGGCGGCACGATCTGCACCTCGTCCAACGCGAAACGGGCTCTGGAGTGGGCCTTCGAGCAGGGTGAGAAGATCCTGTTCCTGCCGGACCAGCACCTCGGGCGCAACACCGCCGTGCGGGACATGGGCATGTCGCTGGACGACTGTGTCCTCTACAACCCGTACAAGCCGAACGGCGGCCTCACGGTCGAGCAGCTGCGGGCCGCGAAGATGATCCTGTGGCGGGGCCACTGCTCGGTGCACGGCCGCTTCAGCGTGCAGTCGGTGAACGACGTACGGGAGCGGATCCCGGGCGTGAACGTCCTCGTGCACCCGGAGTGCAAGCACGAGGTCGTGGCGGCGGCCGACCACGTCGGGTCGACCGAGTACATCATCAAGGCGCTGGAGGCCGCGCCGGCCGGTTCCAAGTGGGCCATCGGCACCGAGCTGAACCTCGTGCGGCGGCTGGCGAACCGTTTCGCGCCCGAGGGCAAGGAGATCGTCTTCCTCGACCGCACGGTCTGCTTCTGCTCCACCATGAACCGCATCGACCTCCCGCACCTCGTCTGGACCCTGGAGTCCCTCGCCGAGGGCACCCTCGTCAACCGCATCGAGGTCGACAAGGAGACCGAGGCGTTCGCGAAGCTGGCGCTGGAGCGGATGCTGGCGCTGCCGTAG
- a CDS encoding sensor histidine kinase: protein MTTLHRARTWLTAHPTALDAALALGVLVAMVAGSFVDPHAEHGDKWGARTPGALSIALMVPAAAVLIGRRRAPMAVLAATSALTLAELVTGDPRTPVAMSAVIALYTVASTTDRPTTWRVGLLTMTVLTGTAMLAGPLPWYDQENIGIFAWTGMAACAGDAMRSRRAFVHAIRERAERAERTREEEARRRVAEERLRIARDLHDVVAHHIALVNVQAGVAAHVMDKRPDQAKEALAHVREASRSALNELRATVGLLRQSGDPEAPTEPAPGLVRLGELVGTFHSAGLAVEVVRADEGVTLPAAVDLVAYRVIQEALTNVHKHAGEEAKAEVSVVRVGSNVEVTVLDNGTGDTGGDGDGDEEGAGGGGHGLLGMRERVAALGGALTTGPRYGGGFRVHAILPLKTRTTAAEQVVRP from the coding sequence GTGACCACCCTCCACCGAGCCAGGACCTGGCTGACAGCGCACCCCACCGCGCTGGACGCCGCCCTCGCCCTGGGCGTCCTCGTCGCGATGGTGGCCGGCTCGTTCGTCGACCCGCACGCCGAGCACGGCGACAAGTGGGGCGCCCGCACCCCCGGCGCGCTCAGCATCGCGCTCATGGTCCCGGCCGCCGCCGTCCTGATCGGCCGCCGCCGCGCCCCCATGGCCGTGCTGGCCGCCACCTCCGCGCTCACCCTCGCCGAACTGGTGACCGGCGACCCGCGAACCCCCGTCGCGATGTCCGCCGTGATCGCCCTCTACACGGTCGCCTCCACCACCGACCGCCCCACCACCTGGCGCGTGGGCCTGCTCACGATGACCGTGCTGACGGGCACGGCCATGCTCGCCGGCCCGCTGCCCTGGTACGACCAGGAGAACATCGGCATCTTCGCCTGGACCGGCATGGCCGCCTGCGCCGGGGACGCGATGCGCAGCCGTCGCGCCTTCGTGCACGCCATAAGGGAGCGCGCCGAACGCGCGGAGCGCACCCGCGAGGAGGAGGCCCGCCGCCGGGTCGCCGAGGAACGGCTGCGGATCGCCCGTGATCTGCACGATGTCGTCGCCCACCACATCGCCCTGGTCAATGTGCAGGCAGGAGTCGCCGCGCACGTCATGGACAAGCGGCCCGACCAGGCCAAGGAGGCCCTCGCCCACGTCCGCGAGGCCAGCCGCTCCGCGCTCAACGAACTGCGTGCCACGGTCGGTCTGCTCCGTCAGTCCGGCGACCCCGAGGCCCCCACCGAACCCGCCCCGGGCCTGGTCCGGCTCGGCGAACTCGTCGGCACCTTCCACAGCGCGGGCCTCGCCGTCGAGGTGGTCCGCGCCGACGAGGGCGTGACCCTCCCGGCCGCCGTCGACCTCGTCGCGTACCGGGTCATCCAGGAAGCCCTGACCAATGTGCACAAGCACGCGGGCGAGGAGGCGAAGGCCGAGGTCAGCGTCGTACGCGTCGGCTCGAACGTGGAGGTCACCGTCCTCGACAACGGCACCGGGGACACGGGTGGGGACGGCGACGGGGACGAGGAGGGGGCCGGGGGTGGCGGTCACGGTCTGCTGGGCATGCGGGAACGGGTCGCCGCGCTCGGCGGCGCCCTCACCACCGGACCCCGCTACGGCGGCGGCTTCCGCGTCCATGCGATCCTGCCGCTCAAGACCCGAACGACCGCGGCAGAACAGGTCGTACGACCATGA
- a CDS encoding DUF3043 domain-containing protein, which produces MPRHPVPLGFVFRSRAKSEKESVADKALATDSQQTRDPQAPKGRPTPKRSEAQGQRRSVANTPTTRKEAARRSRDERRSAMEKQRQALATGDERYLPARDKGPVRRFARDFVDSRFHIAEFFLPLAVIILVLSMVQVASLQNVALLLWLFVIVLIVVDSISLGFRLKKQLAARFPDANKKGAVAYALMRTLQMRRLRLPKPQVKRGERP; this is translated from the coding sequence ATGCCCCGGCACCCCGTACCCTTGGGTTTTGTGTTCCGTAGCCGCGCCAAGAGCGAGAAGGAATCGGTCGCCGACAAGGCGCTGGCGACCGACTCCCAGCAGACCCGTGACCCGCAGGCCCCCAAGGGTCGTCCCACTCCCAAGCGGAGTGAGGCCCAGGGGCAGCGCCGAAGCGTCGCCAATACGCCGACGACCCGCAAGGAGGCCGCGAGGCGCTCCCGCGACGAGCGTCGCTCCGCGATGGAGAAGCAGCGTCAGGCGCTGGCGACCGGCGACGAGCGTTATCTGCCCGCCCGGGACAAGGGTCCCGTGCGCAGGTTCGCCCGTGACTTCGTGGACTCGCGCTTCCACATCGCGGAGTTCTTCCTGCCGCTGGCCGTGATCATCCTGGTGCTGAGCATGGTGCAGGTGGCGTCGCTGCAGAACGTCGCGCTGCTGCTGTGGCTCTTCGTGATCGTGCTGATCGTGGTCGACTCGATCAGCCTCGGGTTCCGGCTGAAGAAGCAGCTCGCCGCGCGCTTCCCCGACGCGAACAAGAAGGGCGCCGTCGCCTACGCCCTCATGCGCACCCTCCAGATGCGTCGCCTCCGGCTGCCGAAGCCGCAGGTCAAGCGCGGAGAGCGGCCCTGA
- a CDS encoding PspA/IM30 family protein: MKRMGMIFRAKANKALDRAEDPRETLDYSYQKQLELLQKVRRGVADVATSRKRLELQLNQLQSQSSKLEDQGRKALALGREDLAREALSRRAALQQQVTDLETQHSTLQGEEEKLTLAAQRLQAKVDAFRTKKETIKATYTAAQAQTRIGEAFSGISEEMGDVGLAIQRAEDKTAQLQARAGAIDELLASGALDDPSGMHKDDIQAELDRLSGGTDVELELQRMKAELAGGPSAQQQAIEGGTGQAAPQQQQSQQQDTPRFDK; encoded by the coding sequence ATGAAGCGTATGGGGATGATCTTCCGCGCGAAGGCGAACAAGGCCCTTGACCGGGCCGAGGACCCGCGCGAGACCCTTGATTACTCGTATCAGAAGCAGCTGGAGCTGCTCCAGAAGGTGCGCCGGGGCGTGGCCGACGTCGCCACCTCCCGCAAGCGCCTGGAGCTTCAGCTCAACCAGCTCCAGTCCCAGTCGTCGAAGTTGGAGGACCAGGGCCGCAAGGCGCTCGCGCTGGGCCGCGAGGACCTGGCCCGCGAGGCGCTCTCGCGTCGCGCCGCGCTCCAGCAGCAGGTGACGGACCTGGAGACGCAGCACTCCACCCTCCAGGGCGAGGAGGAGAAGCTGACCCTCGCCGCGCAGCGCCTTCAGGCCAAGGTCGACGCCTTCCGTACGAAGAAGGAGACGATCAAGGCCACGTACACCGCCGCCCAGGCCCAGACCCGGATCGGCGAGGCGTTCTCCGGCATCTCCGAGGAGATGGGCGACGTCGGCCTCGCGATCCAGCGCGCCGAGGACAAGACCGCGCAGCTCCAGGCCCGCGCCGGCGCCATCGACGAGCTGCTCGCCTCAGGTGCCCTCGACGACCCGTCGGGCATGCACAAGGACGACATCCAGGCCGAGCTGGACCGTCTCTCCGGCGGTACGGACGTCGAGCTGGAGCTCCAGCGCATGAAGGCCGAGCTGGCGGGCGGCCCGTCCGCGCAGCAGCAGGCCATCGAGGGCGGCACCGGCCAGGCTGCCCCGCAGCAGCAGCAGTCGCAGCAGCAGGACACCCCGCGTTTCGACAAGTAG
- a CDS encoding efflux RND transporter permease subunit → MSWLSRFSLAQRALVGLMSIIALVFGAIAIPQLKQQLLPTIELPMVSVLAPYQGASPDVVEKQVVEPVEDSLEGVDGITGVTSTASEGNALIMASFDYGPGTDQLVADVQQAVNRVRAQLPDDVDPQVIAGSTDDMPTVVLAVSSDQDQQALADQLDRTVVPTVEAIDGVGQVTVDGVRDVQVTVTPDDAKLAKAGLTTMALAQALQAGGVTIPAGSFDEDGANRTVQVGGGYTSLEQIENLMVRGEGARKPVRLADVADVEEEQAKADSITRTNGEPSLAVMVTMDRNGSAVAISEAVEDKLADMRRDLGSGATVTVVSDQGPAVAKSIEGLTTEGTLGLVFAVLVILVFLASIRSTLVTAVSIPLSVVLALIVLWTRDLSLNMLTLGALTIAIGRVVDDSIVVLENIKRHLGYGEEREEAILKAVREVAGAVTSSTLTTVAVFLPIGLTGGMVGELFGSFSLTVTAALLASLVVSLTVVPVLSYWFLRAPKGTPEDAEEARREAEEKEARSRLQRFYVPVLRFATSRRLTSVAIAAVVLIGTFGMAPLLKTNFFDPGDQEVLSLKQELKPGTSLGATDEQTRKVEKLLAGTKGVKDYQVTIGSSGFMAAFGGGTDSNQASYSVMLDDSGDAAGVQDTIEKGLAGLSGIGTTTVAVGDAFGSQDLSVVVKAADADVLRKAAEQVRDAVSTMDNVTDVTSDLAQSVPRISVRATDKAAAAGFDDQTLGAAVSQAVRGTTSGRAVLDDTERDVVIRSAKPAETLEELRDLRLGAVRLSDIADVRLVDGPVSMTRIDGQRAATITAKPKGDNTGAVSTDLTAKLDALKLPEGATAAIGGVSEDQDEAFASLGLAMLAAIAIVFMLLVATFRSLVQPLILLVSIPFAATGAIGLLIITGTPMGVPAMIGMLMLIGIVVTNAIVLIDLINQYRRQGYGTVEAVIEGGRHRLRPILMTALATIFALLPMALGITGEGGFIAQPLAVVVIGGLITSTLLTLLLVPTLYAMIEIRKERRAKKKALKRAGTAPAPTEQSEEPEPAGV, encoded by the coding sequence ATGTCCTGGCTGTCTCGGTTCAGCCTCGCACAGCGGGCCCTCGTCGGTCTGATGTCGATCATCGCGCTCGTCTTCGGGGCGATCGCGATACCCCAGCTCAAGCAGCAGCTGCTGCCCACCATCGAACTGCCCATGGTGTCCGTGCTCGCGCCCTACCAGGGCGCGTCCCCGGACGTGGTCGAGAAGCAGGTCGTCGAACCCGTCGAGGACAGCCTCGAAGGCGTCGACGGCATCACCGGTGTCACCTCCACCGCCAGCGAGGGCAACGCCCTGATCATGGCGTCCTTCGACTACGGCCCCGGCACCGACCAGCTCGTCGCCGACGTCCAGCAGGCCGTCAACCGGGTCCGCGCGCAGCTCCCGGACGATGTGGACCCGCAGGTGATCGCGGGCTCGACGGACGACATGCCGACCGTCGTCCTCGCCGTCTCCTCCGACCAGGACCAGCAGGCCCTGGCGGACCAGCTCGACCGGACCGTCGTCCCGACCGTCGAGGCCATCGACGGCGTCGGCCAGGTCACCGTCGACGGCGTACGCGACGTCCAGGTCACCGTCACCCCCGACGACGCGAAGCTGGCGAAGGCCGGCCTGACCACGATGGCGCTCGCGCAGGCCCTCCAGGCGGGCGGCGTCACCATCCCGGCGGGCTCCTTCGACGAGGACGGCGCCAACCGCACCGTCCAGGTCGGCGGCGGCTACACCTCGCTGGAGCAGATCGAGAACCTGATGGTGCGCGGCGAGGGCGCCAGGAAGCCCGTACGTCTCGCCGATGTCGCGGACGTCGAGGAGGAGCAGGCCAAGGCCGACTCGATCACCCGCACGAACGGTGAGCCGAGCCTCGCGGTCATGGTCACCATGGACCGCAACGGCAGCGCGGTCGCCATCTCCGAGGCCGTCGAGGACAAGCTGGCGGACATGCGCCGCGACCTGGGCTCCGGCGCCACCGTCACCGTGGTCAGCGACCAGGGCCCGGCGGTCGCCAAGTCCATCGAGGGCCTGACCACCGAGGGCACCCTCGGTCTGGTCTTCGCGGTCCTGGTCATCCTGGTCTTCCTGGCGTCGATCCGCTCGACCCTCGTCACCGCGGTCTCCATCCCGCTGTCGGTGGTCCTCGCGCTGATCGTCCTGTGGACCCGCGACCTCTCCCTCAACATGCTCACCCTCGGCGCGCTGACCATCGCCATCGGCCGGGTCGTCGACGACTCGATCGTGGTGCTGGAGAACATCAAGCGGCACCTCGGCTACGGCGAGGAGCGCGAGGAGGCCATCCTCAAGGCGGTCCGCGAGGTCGCCGGCGCGGTCACCTCCTCCACGCTGACGACGGTCGCCGTGTTCCTCCCGATCGGCCTCACCGGCGGCATGGTCGGCGAGCTGTTCGGCAGCTTCTCGCTGACCGTGACGGCCGCCCTGCTGGCCTCCCTGGTGGTCTCCCTGACCGTGGTCCCGGTGCTGTCGTACTGGTTCCTGCGCGCCCCGAAGGGCACGCCCGAGGACGCCGAGGAGGCCCGCCGCGAGGCGGAGGAGAAGGAGGCCAGGAGCCGCCTCCAGCGCTTCTACGTCCCCGTCCTGCGCTTCGCCACCAGCCGCCGCCTGACCAGTGTGGCCATCGCCGCCGTCGTGCTGATCGGCACGTTCGGCATGGCCCCGCTGCTGAAGACGAACTTCTTCGACCCGGGCGACCAGGAAGTCCTCAGCCTCAAGCAGGAGTTGAAGCCCGGCACCAGCCTCGGGGCGACCGACGAGCAGACCAGGAAGGTCGAGAAGCTGCTCGCCGGCACCAAGGGAGTCAAGGACTACCAGGTCACCATCGGCTCCTCCGGCTTCATGGCCGCGTTCGGCGGGGGCACCGACTCCAACCAGGCCTCGTACAGCGTCATGCTGGACGACTCGGGCGACGCCGCCGGTGTCCAGGACACCATCGAGAAGGGCCTCGCCGGGCTCTCCGGGATCGGGACGACGACCGTCGCGGTCGGCGACGCCTTCGGCAGCCAGGACCTCAGCGTGGTCGTCAAGGCCGCCGACGCCGACGTGCTGCGCAAGGCCGCCGAGCAGGTCCGTGACGCGGTCTCCACCATGGACAACGTCACCGACGTCACCAGCGACCTCGCCCAGAGCGTGCCGCGCATCTCGGTGCGGGCCACCGACAAGGCCGCCGCGGCCGGCTTCGACGACCAGACCCTCGGCGCGGCCGTCTCCCAGGCCGTCCGCGGTACGACCAGCGGCCGGGCCGTCCTCGACGACACCGAGCGGGACGTCGTCATCAGGTCGGCGAAGCCCGCCGAGACACTTGAGGAGCTGCGGGACCTGCGGCTGGGCGCGGTGAGGCTGAGCGACATCGCGGACGTCCGACTGGTGGACGGCCCGGTCTCCATGACCCGGATCGACGGCCAGCGCGCCGCGACGATCACGGCCAAGCCCAAGGGCGACAACACCGGCGCGGTCAGCACCGACCTCACCGCCAAGCTGGACGCCCTGAAGCTGCCCGAGGGCGCCACCGCCGCCATCGGCGGTGTCTCCGAGGACCAGGACGAGGCCTTCGCCTCGCTCGGTCTCGCGATGCTCGCGGCGATCGCGATCGTCTTCATGCTGCTGGTGGCGACCTTCCGGTCCCTGGTCCAGCCGCTGATCCTGCTGGTCTCCATCCCGTTCGCGGCCACCGGCGCGATCGGCCTGCTCATCATCACCGGCACCCCGATGGGTGTCCCGGCGATGATCGGCATGCTGATGCTCATCGGCATCGTGGTGACCAACGCGATCGTGCTGATCGACCTGATCAACCAGTACCGCCGCCAGGGCTACGGCACCGTCGAGGCCGTCATCGAGGGCGGTCGCCACCGCCTCCGCCCGATCCTGATGACGGCACTGGCGACGATCTTCGCGCTGCTGCCCATGGCCCTCGGCATCACCGGCGAGGGCGGCTTCATCGCCCAGCCGCTGGCCGTGGTCGTCATCGGCGGTCTGATCACGTCGACGCTGCTGACCCTCCTGCTGGTCCCGACCCTCTACGCGATGATCGAGATCCGCAAGGAGCGCCGGGCCAAGAAGAAGGCCCTGAAGCGGGCGGGCACGGCACCCGCCCCCACCGAGCAGTCGGAGGAGCCGGAGCCCGCCGGGGTCTGA
- the pspAA gene encoding PspA-associated protein PspAA, with protein sequence MIVRIMGEGQVRLDDVHFAELNKLDDVLLAEMEVGDGSGFRHTLHALLDKVRELGTPLPDDSLEPSELILPSPDATLEEVREMLSDDGLIPG encoded by the coding sequence ATGATCGTACGGATCATGGGGGAGGGGCAGGTGAGGCTGGACGACGTCCACTTCGCCGAGCTGAACAAGCTGGACGACGTACTCCTGGCGGAGATGGAGGTCGGCGACGGCTCGGGCTTCCGCCACACCCTCCACGCCCTCCTGGACAAGGTCCGAGAACTGGGCACCCCCCTCCCCGACGACTCCCTGGAGCCCTCGGAACTCATCCTCCCGTCCCCGGACGCGACGCTGGAGGAGGTCAGGGAGATGCTGAGCGACGACGGCCTGATCCCGGGGTGA